Within Deltaproteobacteria bacterium, the genomic segment AGCTGTCGGATGGCGAAGCAGGGCGATTGTCCGCGATGTGGATCGCGCACGCGGTACAGGACTGCCGCGACGGCCGCCTCGATGCGCTGGTCACAGCCCCAATCAATAAGTCACGATGGCACTCCGCCGGGATCCGCGCACCCGGACACACCGAATTCTTGGCCACCCTCGCCGCACCCACCAACCCACCGGATACGCGGATGCTGTTTCTCGCCCCGCGACTGCGCATTGTGCTGCTGACGACGCATGTACCGCTGCAAGCCGTTCCCGCACTGATCACCGCGGAGAATATTCGTCGCACGGTCGAGACCACGCAACAATTTTTCACCAAATATCTCGGCCTCCGCGCGCCGCGCATCGCCTGTCTCGGACTGAATCCGCACGCCGGTGAGGCCGGACTGCTCGGCACGGAGGAGTTGCAAATCATCAGTCCAACATTGGAAACGTTGCGCCGCGACGGCGTAACGATCGACGGCCCGTTCCCCGCCGACACGTATTTTGCGTGGAATCGCCAGGCGAACGCCGCTCCGCCGCACGATATCGTCCTGGCGATGTATCACGACCAAGGTCTCCTCCCGATCAAGACCCTTGATCCGCTCCATGCCGTTAATGTAACCATGGGCCTCCCATTTCTGCGGGTCAGCCCGGGACATGGGACGGCCGAATCAATTGCCGGGACGGGCCGCGTCGATGCGACGAATTTTTTTGCGGCCATTGAAACTGCGCTCACATTAGCGCGCACCGCACAAAGGGAGCACACACTATGACGATCAAATTCGGCACCGACGGATGGCGGGCGATTGTCGGCAAAGACTTCACGCAGCAAAATGTCACGCAGATCATCGAGGCCTTCGCGGCGATCTATCCCACGCTGCCCGAGGCCGGCCGCCCTGTCGTGATCGGCTACGATATGCGCAATCAATCGCCAGAGACGGCCACACTGATCGCCGAGCTGTTGGCGGCGCGCGGGATCACGCCGATTCTGAGCCGCGATTTTTGCCCCACGCCAGCCGTTGCCTGGACCGTTGTACGCCAACACGCGGCCGCCGGGATTATGGTCACGGCCAGCCACAACCCGCCGGAGTGGAACGGCATCAAGTTCAAAGAGAGTTATGGCGGCGCGGCATCGCCGGAGTTCACGAACCCGATCGAACAGCAGATCCAGAAAGGCGCAGCGGCGGCATCAGCGTGCCCAGCCGTCAGTCTACAATCCTTCGATCCGAAACATGAATACCTGAACCACTTACGCAATTTCGTGGACGGCACTGCGATCGCGAAGGCGCGTTTCAAGATCCTCTTCGACCCGCTCTATGGATCTGGCGCGTCGTATCTGGCGCAGATGATCGACGGCGTCACGGAAATCCACGGCCAACGCGATCTCCGCTTCGGCGGCATCCATCCGGAACCGATCGTCCCGTACGTCAACGAGGCGATCCAAACCATGCGCGGCGGCCAATACGACGTCTGCATCATCACCGACGGCGACGCCGATCGGATCGGCGCCATCGACGAACGCGGCACGTACCTGACCTCGCACGAAATTTACGGCCTGCTGCTGCAGCACGTCCTCACCCATCGCGGTTGGCGCGGCAACGTCGTCAAATCGATCACGACGACGCGAATGATCAACGGACTATGCCGCCAGTTCGGCCTGCAACTGACGACCACACCGGTCGGATTCAAATATATCAGTCCCGCGCTGAAGGGCCCGAATATGCTCGTCGGCGGCGAAGAGAGCGGCGGCATCGGCTTCCCGCGTCACGTCTGCGAACGCGACGGCCTGCTGTGCGGACTGCTGATCCTCGAAATGATGGCAGTGCGTGGCAAGCCGCTCAGCGCACTCGTCGCGGAACTGCAAACCACGTATGGCCCCTGTCGCTAT encodes:
- the pdxA gene encoding 4-hydroxythreonine-4-phosphate dehydrogenase PdxA, with protein sequence MYPLRIGLTQGDPKGVGPELCARALAHFAKTPHCTLHLYGDPQRTGPDTQLSDGEAGRLSAMWIAHAVQDCRDGRLDALVTAPINKSRWHSAGIRAPGHTEFLATLAAPTNPPDTRMLFLAPRLRIVLLTTHVPLQAVPALITAENIRRTVETTQQFFTKYLGLRAPRIACLGLNPHAGEAGLLGTEELQIISPTLETLRRDGVTIDGPFPADTYFAWNRQANAAPPHDIVLAMYHDQGLLPIKTLDPLHAVNVTMGLPFLRVSPGHGTAESIAGTGRVDATNFFAAIETALTLARTAQREHTL
- a CDS encoding phosphoglucomutase/phosphomannomutase family protein — translated: MTIKFGTDGWRAIVGKDFTQQNVTQIIEAFAAIYPTLPEAGRPVVIGYDMRNQSPETATLIAELLAARGITPILSRDFCPTPAVAWTVVRQHAAAGIMVTASHNPPEWNGIKFKESYGGAASPEFTNPIEQQIQKGAAAASACPAVSLQSFDPKHEYLNHLRNFVDGTAIAKARFKILFDPLYGSGASYLAQMIDGVTEIHGQRDLRFGGIHPEPIVPYVNEAIQTMRGGQYDVCIITDGDADRIGAIDERGTYLTSHEIYGLLLQHVLTHRGWRGNVVKSITTTRMINGLCRQFGLQLTTTPVGFKYISPALKGPNMLVGGEESGGIGFPRHVCERDGLLCGLLILEMMAVRGKPLSALVAELQTTYGPCRYRRVDLKLTPEQMQLAKARLANLAVTSLCGRPIEKIERIDGYHLLRDDESWLLIRPSGTEPLLRTYAEARTDADVAALLQEAQRMIGLAE